The stretch of DNA CCGAGTCGAGGCTGTGATAGGAGCCGGCCAACCGCCGGGAGTACAGCGGGAACCGGACGTCGGATGACGGCCAAGAGGCCCGCGCCAATTGGCCGACCCAATCGCGGGCTTCCGGCTCCAGATCGGTGCCGTGGTAGGACCAGGTGTGGTTCCCGCCAACGACCGGCCCCTGTTCGATGATTAGGAACGTGGTGTCCGGCCGGAGGTCAGCGATCCGCCAGGCCAGAAGTAAATTGGCGAGGCCACCGCCCACGAGTACGAGGTCGACCGTCACAATCAGGTGAGGCTCGCGAGCGGGTGGGTCATTTCAGGGTATTATCCAGCCAGATGATGGGGGCGTGAGGCCCCTAAAGTATCCCTGCAATGTAAGCCGATTGCGAACCGGGGCTTATTGGAGGATTGGACGTGGGTCGGCGGCGGTTTGACCGGGACGGTCACGGCATGTTTCGGTGGTGCTACGGGAGGACCGGAAGGCCGAGTTGCTCAGCATTGGCACGGATCCGACGATCCAGCGTCAATACCTGGAGCCGAGGCTCCGCGGCGCGGAGTTCGAGGGCCTGGCGCTCGACTCGGCGGAGAGGATCGTCGCTCGTCGCTCGTCGCGGAGCTCGCCGAGCACCCGGACCGCGGTGCCGTCCGGGACGCGCCGCGGTTGGGCCGGATAGGCCTCGGCGCTATTCGGCAAACCAACCTCGATGGTCCGTTCTCGCACCATCGACGCCAGGGCCGGGGCAAGACCGCCCTGGTCCGAGTAGGCGGTCGGTTGGCGCAGTTCGGCGATAACTTGGCCCCGGTCGGTAATGAGGATCTGCTCGCCCTGCTTGACCGCCCGGAGGTGTTCACTCAGGCGGTTCTTGAGTTCTCGAACGCCGACGGCTCTCATCCAGCCATTGTACCTACGTGAGGCTACAACGGCAAGAACGGGCTCACGCGCTGGAGTGCCCTGGCAAACTGGCCTTCCAGGTTCGGGATCGGGGTGCCCTGATAGGCGGTCCGAAGCCGCCCGAGCGACACCTCGAGCGCTCGTTTGAGGTCCGCGGCGGCGGCCTGCTTCGTGGCCGGCGTGGTGCTCCCTCGTTCGCCGATCCAGATTGGCGCGGTGTGGGCAAAGGCGTAGCTGTCCATGGCGGGCCAGGATGTCGTCGTGCCGCCTAACGCCCGGGCCGCCACCCATCCGCCGGTCGGGAGTTTGATCCTGCCCTCGTAGTGCTTGGAACCCGGCGCGTTGATCCCCGCGTGGGTCGCCACCACCGCTCCATTCACGACGATTTGGACGGAATCGACCCCGACCGCGCTATGGAGGTCGAGCGCCCAGGCCACCTCCCGCTTGGTGCGGGTCAGGATCTCGCCCGGGCCCTGTCCTTGAATGGTGAGATCGAGCATTGGGCCGGTGGTGACGAACGAGCGGCCGGATTTGAGCCCCGCCAAATAGCCTCGGTAGCCGAGTGCCGGATCGCTCTTCACGTAGACCCGTGTCGTACCGACGGCCATGGTCCGGTAGAAGTTATTCATCACATCGGTGCCCGCCGACGGCGTAATGACCGACCCGAAATTGAGCAGCCGATACCACATGGCCATCGAGCCGATTTCATCGCTCCAGAGGCAGGCCAACTCGATGGTGTCGAACTCGCCCAGAATCCCGTCGGCCACCATCTCGACCGGGATCCGCGCCATGCCAGCCTCGGAGAACGGGTCCTGCCCGACGATCGGATGGACGTAACTGCTGATCCCCCCTTGCCGGCGGGTATGGGCCAGTACCTCCTGATTGGCTCGGTCATCCCGCCCGTGGACCTGGTATCCGGGTCCCCAGATCCAGGGCCAGAACAACTCGTCCGTGCCGACCAACCCGAGATGGCCGAGGAAATGGGACCGGACCTCTTGTCCCCAGGCGATGAACGGGGGCTTGGCGGTGGATCGCCAGGCAAACCGGCCTTGGTCCTCAAACCTGGTGTGCAGGTTGGCCAGCAACGGCGTCAGGACATCCAGGGCTTCGGCCCGGGCCATGGGCTCGAGCACATTGGGCTCTAGCCAGTAGGGGCCACCGTAGTTGAGATGGAAGTGATGGTCGCCGCTCATCCAACCGTTGGCGCGGGCATCCCAGACCGGGGCCAGCGTGAGTTCCACGGTGCCGCCGGCCGGTGCGATTCGGGCCGAGGCCTCGGCGGTGGGCGTGGCCAAGCCTTGAACCGCCTTCACGGAGACTTGACCGACCGGCGCGGAAATCAAGACGCTGCCCTCGCTGTAGAAGAAGGCCAATCCGTTTTGGCCGTCGAACCGGGGCTGGCCCTCGTCAGGGAGGAGCGGGTGGCCGTTGGCGTCCGCGACATGCAGCCGGGCCGCCGCGGCGCCGGCGCCGATGAGCTTGGTGTCGATTCGAAGTTGGCCCATCGGAGCGCCCCAGTTCCAGCTCTGCACCACCACGGGCGATCGCGGTCCGCCATCGGCCGGCATTCGGTATAGCCTCATCCGTTGGGCGTCATCGGCCTCGGCGAAATAGACCGATTTTCCGTCCGGAGCCCACGCCGGCGTCAGCGGCATCCCGCCCGCCAGCTTGATCGAGTAGGGCGAGCCGTCAATCGCAATCAACCGGAGTTCCCAGCTCTGCTCGTCGCTGCCCGGCCAGGTGAGCGCCACCGTCCGTCCGTCAGGGCCTAACGCCATTCGGAGCATCGACAGGATCGGACCGGAGAGCAGGGTCCGCTCCTCGCCCGAGTCGAGGGTCCGAAGCCGGAGGTCGTCACCGGTGCCCTTGGCGATGTAGAGAATCCGCTTGCCGTCCGGTAACGGAATCGGCTGGAGCTCCTGGCCCGTCGCCGTGGTGACTCGGCTCTTGGTACCCGACGTCAGGTCGATCGTCCAGATGTCGAGGTCACCGGCCACGGCGGAGCTGTAGTAGAGGGTCCGGCCGTCCGCCGTGTAGCTCGGGTCGAGTTCGATGCCGACCTCGGCCGCGAGGACGCGCTCCCGTCCCGACGCTAAGTCGCGTTCGACGATTGAGGTTTCGCGGGTATCGTCGCGGACGAACGCGAGGGCGCGACCGTCGGGCCGCCAGGCCGGCCTCGAATCTATGCCGCCCCCCGTGGTGATCCTGGTTGCGGCTCCGCTTGCCAGGTCCATGGTCCAGAGCCAGCCGCGACTCGCGAACGCCAGTCGGGTTCCGTCCGGCGACACGGCGGGGTCGATCGGACCGATCGTCAGGGACGGAAGCTCGAACCCCTCCAAGTACACGTGATGGCTCATGCCGGCAATCTTGGGGTACCGGTTGGTCCATTGGGCGCCGAGCAGAGCCGGGCCGCCTACCGTGATCAGAGCCGCCGTCGCGAGCGAGTGTCGGATTGTCATAGGTCAGTAGCCAGTGGTCGGATCGACCAGGGTTCGGGGTGATTCGCCGTGTTCGACGCTTTGGAGACTGGCCAGAAAACCATCGGCCGTGGCTTGGATGGTGCTCGGGCCGCTGTTATGGGGCGAGACGACGATCTTGGGATGATCCCAGAGCGGTGAATCGGCCGGCAACGGCTCAGTGACAAAGACGTCGAGCGCCGCGCCCCGGATCCAGCCGCGATCGAGGGCATCCGGAATGGCAGCCTCGTCGATCACCGCCCCGCGGCCCACGTTCATCAGGTAAGCACCACCACACTCGGCCAGTCGGTCGCGGTTGAGAAACCGGATCGAGTTCTCGGTGAGGGGTACGGCCAGGATGATCCAGTGCGCGCCCCGGACGGCGGTGGCGAAGTCCGCGGTCTTCGAGACCGTGTCGAAATCGGGCCGCGGCGCGCCACTCCGGGAGATCCCGGACACCGGGCAGCCCAAGCCGCGAAACGCCCGGGCAATGCCGCTCCCGACGTCGCCGGTGCCGACCACCACCACCCGTTGCCCGCGGAGCACCACGGGCTCCGTGCTTCGGTCCCAGACATGGTTCAACTGATCGGCCGCCAAATCGACCAACCGCTGATTGGCCGCGAGCGCCCGGCAGACGCACCACTCCGCGATGGCGGGTCCGAAGTCCTCGCCGCTCTTGGTGAGCATGATGCCTGGAGGCAGCGGCCTTCGAAACACCAGCCCGTCGACCCCGGCGCCGATCGAATGAATCCACCGGACGTTGCCCCAGGAGTCGACGGCCGGCTTTCGAAACCCGACATAGACTTCGGCCCAGTCGAGGTCGGCGGCGTTGATGTCGCCCGGCCGCTTCATCCTAAGCGTCAGGTCGGGGCGGGCGGCGGCAATGAGATCCCGGATCTCGGCGACATGCTCGCCGGCGATGAGGATCCGTACCGGTTTCAAGGTCATTCAGGGTTCGCGATGGCTGGAACGGGAATGTAACCGGCGATAGCTTACCGGCTACTCCGAAAGGTATCCTGGTGGCATCGATTTCTGGAACGGCCCCGCGCCGGGACATTCCCGTTACCAAGCGGGAGATCTTCGGATGGGCGATGTTCGATTTCGCCAATTCCTCCTACACCACGGTGGTCATCACCGCGGTCTATAGTGCCTTCTTCGTCGGCTACATCGTCCCGAAGGATTCGGTCGTCCGCGATTCCTACTGGTCGATCGCGATCCTGCTGTCGATGGTGGTGGCCTTGGTCCTCTCGCCGCTGGCCGGTGCGATCCTCGACTACAGCGGCAAGAAGAAGACCTATCTCCTGGCCAGTTGCATCCTCTGTTCGCTCGGCACCGCCGGCCTCTATTTCGTGAGCCCGGGTCAGGTGTGGCTCGCCATCCTCCTGGTGGTCATCGGCAACGTGGGATTCATGCTGAGCGAGTCGTTTTGCTCGAGCTTCCTGCCGGAATTGGCGACAACGGAAAACATGGGCCGGATTTCGGGGCTTGGCTGGGGCATCGGCTACCTCGGCGGCCTGGTGAGTGTCTTCCTGGCCTCCAAGCTGATCATCCTGAGTGACCCGAGCACCGATCTCGCCCGCTATGTCCACGAGAACCAACTGGCGATGCTCGCGATGGGCGCCTTCTTCATCATCGCGGCCATGCCGACATTTGCCTTGGTCAGGAGCCGGTCGCTTCCGGCCCCGGGATACGAGAACGCCCCGCTTAGCAAGCTGATTCGGGCCGGCCTCGCCGAGTTTCAGCAGACCTTCGTCACGGCGCGGCAGCACCGGATTCTGTTTCAGTTCCTGATGGCGTTCATGGTGTACATGGCGGGGCTCGATGCGATCGTGAAGTTCGTCGGGATCTACGCCCGCGAAGAAATTCACCTGTCGGGGGGTGAGTTCGTCTTGTTGTTTCTTGCCCTCCAGCTCTCCGCCGTGGCCGGGGCGCTCGGGTTCGGGTTTCTCGAAGGCAAACTCGGACCCAAGAAGACTGTGATGATGACGCTCGTGTGGTGGATCATCGGGATCTTAGGCATCTATTTTCTCGATGCCATGAGTGCGGCAACCGGCGTCGGTCCGAAACAGCTGTTCTACGGTCTGGGCCTGTTTGCCGGCGCCGGGATCGGGGCTACCCAGGCGTCGAGCCGGACGGTGGTTGGCCTGCTCGCACCCGTCGGCCGAAGCGCCCAGATGTTCGGCTTCTGGGGCATGTTTTCGAGGTTCGGTAGCATCCTGGGTGTGGGCTTCGGGTTCGTAGCGGACGCGTTCGGTTCGAGACGGGCCGGGATCCTTCTGGTCCTGGTGTTCTTCGTGACGGGTGCGCTCCTGTTGTCTC from Gemmatimonadota bacterium encodes:
- a CDS encoding type II toxin-antitoxin system prevent-host-death family antitoxin; this encodes MRAVGVRELKNRLSEHLRAVKQGEQILITDRGQVIAELRQPTAYSDQGGLAPALASMVRERTIEVGLPNSAEAYPAQPRRVPDGTAVRVLGELRDERRATILSAESSARPSNSAPRSLGSRY
- a CDS encoding D-2-hydroxyacid dehydrogenase, giving the protein MTLKPVRILIAGEHVAEIRDLIAAARPDLTLRMKRPGDINAADLDWAEVYVGFRKPAVDSWGNVRWIHSIGAGVDGLVFRRPLPPGIMLTKSGEDFGPAIAEWCVCRALAANQRLVDLAADQLNHVWDRSTEPVVLRGQRVVVVGTGDVGSGIARAFRGLGCPVSGISRSGAPRPDFDTVSKTADFATAVRGAHWIILAVPLTENSIRFLNRDRLAECGGAYLMNVGRGAVIDEAAIPDALDRGWIRGAALDVFVTEPLPADSPLWDHPKIVVSPHNSGPSTIQATADGFLASLQSVEHGESPRTLVDPTTGY
- a CDS encoding MFS transporter, translating into MASISGTAPRRDIPVTKREIFGWAMFDFANSSYTTVVITAVYSAFFVGYIVPKDSVVRDSYWSIAILLSMVVALVLSPLAGAILDYSGKKKTYLLASCILCSLGTAGLYFVSPGQVWLAILLVVIGNVGFMLSESFCSSFLPELATTENMGRISGLGWGIGYLGGLVSVFLASKLIILSDPSTDLARYVHENQLAMLAMGAFFIIAAMPTFALVRSRSLPAPGYENAPLSKLIRAGLAEFQQTFVTARQHRILFQFLMAFMVYMAGLDAIVKFVGIYAREEIHLSGGEFVLLFLALQLSAVAGALGFGFLEGKLGPKKTVMMTLVWWIIGILGIYFLDAMSAATGVGPKQLFYGLGLFAGAGIGATQASSRTVVGLLAPVGRSAQMFGFWGMFSRFGSILGVGFGFVADAFGSRRAGILLVLVFFVTGALLLSRVDIDRGIREAR